A stretch of Actinomycetes bacterium DNA encodes these proteins:
- a CDS encoding small basic family protein, with protein MIAALGLVLGIVAGLFLEPTVPTWLQPYLPIAVVAALDAVFGGLRALLDGIFDDRVFVVSFVANVLVAALIVYLGDQLGVGSQLSTGVVVVLGIRIFSNAASIRRHLFSA; from the coding sequence GTGATCGCGGCGCTCGGACTCGTGCTCGGCATCGTGGCCGGGCTGTTCCTCGAGCCGACCGTCCCCACCTGGCTGCAGCCGTACCTGCCGATCGCGGTCGTCGCCGCCCTCGACGCCGTCTTCGGCGGGCTGCGTGCCCTGCTCGACGGCATCTTCGACGACCGGGTGTTCGTCGTGTCGTTCGTCGCCAACGTGCTCGTCGCCGCACTCATCGTCTACCTAGGCGACCAGCTCGGCGTCGGCTCTCAGCTCTCCACCGGTGTCGTGGTCGTGCTCGGCATCCGGATCTTCTCCAACGCGGCGTCGATCCGCCGCCACCTGTTCAGCGCATGA
- a CDS encoding FHA domain-containing protein, producing MPSCTQCGHSNAEDARFCSNCGAALRPAPATTGSETSTITISGGGFETGEAAEKSEGLSGADQAAVDALPPGSALLVVRRGPNSGSRFLLDSETTTAGRHPSSDIFLDDVTVSRRHAEFVRAGEGFAVRDVGSLNGTYVNRERIDETPLAGGDEVQVGKYRLVYYPSQQG from the coding sequence ATGCCGAGCTGCACGCAGTGCGGTCACAGCAACGCCGAGGACGCCCGGTTCTGCAGCAACTGCGGAGCCGCGCTGCGCCCGGCGCCGGCGACGACCGGGAGCGAGACGTCGACGATCACGATCAGCGGCGGCGGGTTCGAGACCGGTGAGGCCGCGGAGAAGTCCGAGGGGCTCTCCGGGGCCGACCAGGCGGCGGTCGACGCCCTGCCTCCCGGCTCGGCCCTGCTCGTCGTGCGGCGCGGCCCCAACTCGGGGAGCCGCTTCCTCCTCGACTCCGAGACCACGACCGCGGGCCGGCACCCGTCGAGCGACATCTTCCTCGACGACGTGACCGTCTCCCGCCGGCACGCCGAGTTCGTCCGCGCCGGCGAGGGCTTCGCCGTCCGCGACGTGGGGTCGCTCAACGGCACCTACGTCAACCGTGAGCGGATCGACGAGACGCCGCTGGCCGGCGGTGACGAGGTGCAGGTCGGCAAGTACCGGCTGGTCTACTACCCGAGCCAGCAGGGCTGA
- a CDS encoding DUF881 domain-containing protein, with translation MTRPDEPAGPAGAPGAAEPGEPVKGRARLRSALHPRTTRAQVVAALLCGVLGFAAAVQVRSTQDAGLSGLRQTDLVRILDDVSERSARLQSEARELQETRDRVTGDDEQAALQEARDRTRVLGILAGTLPARGPGIQLTITDPQGQAGADVLIDTLQELRDAGAEAVEISSVDGPAVRVVASTSFVEAGEPGSGAGVEVDGTVLRAPYRFLVIGEPGTLATALEIPGGVLEVLDQRGAQGVVTQEQSVEITSLRVAPSPRYARPAGAAGDADNG, from the coding sequence ATGACCAGGCCGGACGAGCCGGCCGGGCCGGCCGGAGCGCCCGGGGCCGCCGAGCCGGGCGAGCCGGTGAAGGGCCGGGCCAGGCTGCGGTCGGCGCTGCACCCGCGGACCACCCGCGCCCAGGTGGTGGCGGCACTCCTGTGCGGGGTGCTGGGGTTCGCGGCCGCGGTGCAGGTGCGCTCGACCCAGGACGCCGGCCTGTCCGGGCTGCGCCAGACCGACCTGGTGCGCATCCTCGACGACGTGTCCGAGCGGTCCGCCCGGCTGCAGAGCGAGGCGCGCGAGCTGCAGGAGACCCGAGACCGGGTGACCGGCGACGACGAGCAGGCAGCGCTGCAGGAGGCGCGGGACCGGACCCGGGTGCTCGGCATCCTGGCCGGCACGCTGCCGGCCCGCGGGCCGGGGATCCAGCTGACGATCACCGACCCCCAGGGCCAGGCCGGGGCGGACGTGCTGATCGACACCCTGCAGGAGCTGCGTGACGCCGGGGCCGAGGCGGTCGAGATCTCCAGCGTCGACGGGCCCGCGGTGCGCGTGGTGGCGAGCACGTCGTTCGTCGAGGCGGGCGAGCCGGGCAGCGGGGCCGGCGTCGAGGTCGACGGGACGGTGCTGCGCGCGCCCTACCGCTTCCTCGTGATCGGTGAGCCGGGGACGCTGGCGACCGCGCTGGAGATCCCCGGTGGCGTCCTGGAGGTCCTCGACCAGCGCGGGGCGCAGGGGGTGGTGACCCAGGAGCAGTCGGTCGAGATCACCTCCTTGCGGGTCGCTCCGTCGCCTCGTTACGCTCGCCCGGCCGGAGCGGCCGGCGACGCCGACAACGGCTAG
- the gcvH gene encoding glycine cleavage system protein GcvH — MTPEDLHYTKDHEWVRTEGDDGETLRVGVTDFAQDALGDIVFVTLPEAGSHVTEGEACGEIESTKSVSDVYAPVTGTVTERNEALDASPELVNSDPYGEGWMLAIRPDDASGVDGLLDAAAYQAGLDS; from the coding sequence GTGACCCCCGAGGACCTGCACTACACCAAGGACCACGAGTGGGTCCGCACGGAGGGCGACGACGGCGAGACGCTGCGGGTCGGGGTGACCGACTTCGCGCAGGACGCCCTGGGCGACATCGTGTTCGTCACGCTCCCCGAGGCCGGCAGCCACGTGACGGAGGGCGAGGCCTGCGGCGAGATCGAGTCGACCAAGAGCGTCTCCGACGTCTACGCCCCGGTCACCGGCACGGTCACCGAGCGCAACGAGGCCCTCGACGCCTCGCCGGAGCTGGTCAACTCCGACCCCTACGGCGAGGGCTGGATGCTGGCCATCCGCCCCGACGACGCGTCCGGCGTCGATGGCCTGCTGGACGCCGCCGCCTACCAGGCCGGTCTGGACAGCTGA
- a CDS encoding DUF881 domain-containing protein, giving the protein MPTAPPDQQPARRDASMLLLTSLVEDSLDDGYARAAARRAAGEPPARHGRVVLVVGLVAVGLLLTTAAVETRQRADTVAEARDALTAEIEGRSAANDRVERALDRARARAARERRQQLRATDEGAAVERKLTRLETVTGAGAVTGPGFVLRLDDAPTDPSGADVDPRTDQSDDGRVSDRDLQTLVNEVWASGAEAVAVNGQRLTALSAIRSAGEAILVDFRPLSPPYEVTAVGADDMRATFVGGFGGSYLAVLRDYGIDYAVTDEEDLSLPASAAVTVRYAVSPRQMPQDSDDSSDSEQNRESTP; this is encoded by the coding sequence GTGCCGACCGCTCCGCCCGACCAGCAGCCCGCGCGCCGTGACGCGTCGATGCTGCTGCTCACCAGCCTGGTCGAGGACTCGCTCGACGACGGCTACGCGCGGGCGGCCGCCCGCCGTGCCGCGGGGGAGCCGCCAGCGCGCCACGGGCGCGTCGTCCTGGTGGTGGGCCTGGTGGCTGTCGGCCTGCTCCTCACGACGGCCGCCGTCGAGACCCGGCAGCGGGCCGACACCGTCGCCGAGGCCCGCGACGCGCTGACCGCGGAGATCGAGGGCCGGTCCGCCGCCAACGACCGGGTCGAGCGAGCGCTGGACCGGGCACGGGCCCGGGCAGCCCGCGAGCGACGACAACAGCTCCGCGCGACCGACGAGGGCGCAGCGGTGGAGCGCAAGCTGACCCGGCTGGAGACGGTCACCGGTGCCGGAGCGGTGACCGGACCCGGCTTCGTGCTGCGCCTCGACGACGCACCGACCGACCCGTCCGGCGCCGACGTCGACCCGCGCACCGACCAGAGCGACGACGGCCGGGTGAGCGACCGCGACCTGCAGACGCTGGTGAACGAGGTGTGGGCCTCCGGCGCCGAGGCGGTGGCGGTCAACGGTCAGCGGCTCACCGCACTCAGTGCCATCCGCTCCGCCGGAGAGGCGATCCTGGTCGACTTCCGGCCGCTCAGCCCGCCCTACGAGGTGACTGCAGTCGGGGCCGACGACATGCGGGCCACCTTCGTCGGCGGCTTCGGCGGGAGCTACCTTGCGGTCCTGCGCGACTACGGCATCGACTATGCCGTGACCGACGAGGAGGACCTGTCGCTGCCGGCCTCGGCGGCTGTCACGGTGCGCTACGCCGTCAGCCCCCGGCAGATGCCGCAGGACTCGGACGACAGCTCGGACAGCGAGCAGAACAGGGAGAGCACACCGTGA